In the ANME-2 cluster archaeon genome, CCATCTGGGAGTTCCGGTAACGTGACAGTTAAATTATCTGTATTAGATCCTCCTGTTACGGCAGCTCCATCATCAATAACATACCACGTTAAAGCAGCTATCTGATCAAATGTTGCATGCAATAGGGGCGTACTGTCCTTAGTTATTGCTTGAGGGGAATGTATGGTCACAGCGATGAGGTCAGGGGATGTGACTGTAACATTGATATCCACGAGCATTGATGAATTTGCTGGTGTCATATCCATACTGCTGCTCCAATACCATGTAACAACATCTCCATCCTCAAGCACGAATTGGTCTGCACCAATCCCAGGCATCGGATCTTCCGGATAGTTCACCCAGTACATCCAACCATTATAGCCTTCGCTTGCTATGTCTGCAATAGAATCAACAAACAGAGAATCCCAACTTGCATACCAATCATCGTTCACTGTGTAGNNNNNNNACCCAGTACATCCAACCATTATAGCCTTCGCTTGCTATGTCTGCAATAGAATCAACAAACAGAGAATCCCAACTTGCATACCAATCATCGTTCACTGTGTAGTTAAAAATGCCATCTTCGGCAGCTGCATCAAGTGCACCAAGAGCCGTAGTTCGATTAATGACGTAACTGACACTGCTGTTGGCCGTTACATCAAACGTGGTTCCATTGATCAATGTTACATCGCCTTGCCAGATGATCTCTTGTGGCTCTTCTATAGCAACATTGATCTCCACAAGCATTGTTGAATTTGCTGGTGTCATATCCATACTGCTGCTCCAGTACCATGTAACAACATCTCCATCCTCAAGCACGAATTGGTCTGCACCAATCCCAGGCATCGGATCTTCCGGATAGTTCACCCAGTACATCCAACCATTATAGCCTTCGCTTGCTATGTCTGCAATAGAATCAACAAACAGAGAATCCCAACTTGCATACCAATCATCGTTCACTGTGTAATTAAAAATGCCATCTTCGGCAGCTGCATCAAGTGCACCAAGAGCCGTAGTTCGATTAATGACGTAACTGACACTGCTGTTGGCCTTTACATCAAACGTGGTTCCATTGATCAATGTTACATCGCCTTGCCAGATGATCTCTTGTTGCGCATCTAACACGATGTCGAAACCATTTATACCTCCATCTTCCAGTTCGGATTGTGTTACAGTATGCTCCACCATCTTTGTCTCTGAACAACTTGATGTTTCGAACAGCAGTACGTTGCCAGCACTCATGGTGTCACTGTCGAGCACGAGCTTATAGTAGTTCGATGCCGAATCGTTTTCGGCATCCCAGCTTGCGCTTGTGTTCGTATTTGTTATCTGAACCCATGTGCCGTTGCACGGGTTCCCGTCTGAGTCTGATACATGCCCGGTGATCACAAACGGTAATGGCTGTGCCATTGCGGGCGCTAACATTGTTATGCATATCATTGCTGCAAGCAATACTTCGATTATTCTTATATTCATTTATCTTCACCTCACAGTCTCTTATGGAGATGGATATGCAAGCGTACAACTCGATGTTGCCGCAATGAAGTAGCCTTCTCCTCCTTCCATCGTTGTAAAGTCATTGAATACTGCCGGTGCACCAGGCAGATACACCTCGTAGCTCTGCGATGTTGCATCCCATCTTGCAATGTACCTGTAGTTACCATCGATTGAACTCAATGCATCCGGAATATCCTCACTTATGTTCGTCCAACCGACCATGTTCAAACCTTCTGAGAGATCAGCGTTCATCGATTCGTAAGCGGTTCCCTTATATTCCCAAGTGCCGACAGTCGTGACATGCACAAAGTATCCGATTCCCGGATCCATTGTGCTCGCATCCTCAAACTGGTCAGTAGCTGTATTGTAGCTCTTCACAGCGTCATAGTTTCCTGCAATCGAGCCGAGCACCGCAGAAACACTGTTGTCCTCCGGCGTCAGTGGCAGCGATACAAGGTTCCAGCTTGCAACGAGGTTCTTAGTGAAGGTCTCGGCTGGTGGTACCTGTTCATAAAGAACGACGTCATGTATGTACTTACCAGACCATGTGTCCATATCACCAAGACGATCACTAAACTCACCAAACCATCTTCCATCCGGACTTGTCAAGTTCACATAAATCCATGTATCATCACTCAGCCCAGTTTCACCATCACAGTGCGCAGTCCACATCACATATTGTCCTGTAACCTGGCTCCATGGTTCTGTTGGATAAGTTTCATTTAAGTTCTCCATCTTTATCGTCCACCCATCCGGAACCCATGTGCCGTTAGTTGAGTATGTCGCATTGCCAACCCATGTAAAAGCTTCTCCTGCAGATGCAGTTGGCACCATTACAAGCATCATCGCGACAACGATGAGCCCAGCTATTCCTATATCCTTTCTCATTTTGTTTTGCCTCCTGTTATTCGGCTCCAAATTTTGTCATTCATTTTTATACCTCTTATTTTTAAAAAATAAGCCCCAGAAGGGGCTATCTCTTACTTCATGCTATACATGCATCATGATCCGTTATGGATTGTATTTCCAGTAGAATGTTGCACCAACTCGTCTGTATTCATAGCCCACACCTGGTTCGATCGGCTCAACATCGCTCGCACCCCACCATGTACCACCATAGTATGAAGTAGACTTGTATCCAATGCCATTTACATATCTGTATACCGTATCGCCATCAACTGGATGTCCATTGAACGCTGAAGAAAGACTCGTCTCTTCAAGCGATGCGTATCCAATGAGGTTCTTAGGATCACCCGTGGATGCTTCTCCATATATCGTTGTATTCACACTTGACAAAAGCTGCCCCACATTAGTGATGTTAAATGTATCACCACTTCTGCGATACTCGTACCCTACTTCAGGTTCGATCGACTCAACATCGCTCGCACCCCACCAGGTACCACCATAGTATGAGGCAGACTTGTATCCAACGCCGTTCACATATTTGTATACCGTGTCACCGTCCACCACATCGTCACCGATAACCTCTGCAAGCGTTGTATTACTTGAGTTAAGCGGTATCGAAAACAGGTTCTTTGGGTCGTTGTTGTTCTTGTATATCGGCATCTCAAACTGTTCCTGTCCTTCCTTTAGCGCATAGACTCTGCCATAATCCGTCCCAAAGTATACGTATCCATCAGATATCGCCATACCCTGCATGATGTACTGGTTGTCTGGTTCTGGTGGGTTCCATACCCATTGCGTGGTGTATGTGCTGTCTGTATCTTCTAAGCAATAGGCAGAGCCATTATAATCGTTTATCGTAAAGTATATGAACTTCCGTCCGTTCACAACCGAAAGGGCTGGTGATGACTGCACACCACCGAGATTCGGCGTAGACCAGACCACCGAACCATCAGATTCACTCAGACAGTAGACCTTGCCTGTCGAACCGAAAGAACCACAACCGACATATAACCGCCCATCGTAGACAGCAGGCGTAGACGTACTGTAGCCTATTGAGGTATTCCAGTGGTCGTCTGGAATAAAATGACCGGTCTGCGAATTAAAACCGAGGGCAAATGCGTATCCTCCCTTCGATGTGAAGTATATGCGATTGTATAACTCATTAAACACGATAGATGACTTAATTTTCTCATCAGTGACATCAAGGCTATCAACAAATACTCCCGTGTCCTTATTCAGGCACGTTAGATTCCCATTGTCATCTCCATAGATTATGTAGTCGCCGACAATCGCAGCGCCTGCCCAGTAATAGCCCGTGACATAAGGCGCAGTCCTGCTCCATATCTCATTGGTCACATCCGATGCATCAATGCAGTAGTACGTACTGTTGTCCTTTGTTCCATACTTACTGTTGCCGAGATAGATCTTTTCATCGGCATATGTAATTGGTGTATTGAGCTGGTAATTTTTTAATCCATAATATTTGCATTCGCGGATGCTTCCGTTGTTTGCGTATACTGCACAGACCCTTCCAGTTCCCTGGCCTTCACTGCCACTGCTTACGGCTGCATATATAATACCATTATTATATGCGGGAGTTGAAAGCTCGAAAGTCCCGGGTCCCTCGGTAAGATATGATTGCCAGTTCTCTGTCCCTGTTGTTGCATCGAAAGACCAGAGAACTCCCTGGTAGTCAAGCATATATACTGCTCCGTCCACAATGATCGGAGTGACATCAATGCCGCCCATTCCCGTACCGCTCGTATGTTTGCTCCACGTGAGTTCCGGGTCGCTGACAGGTGCGCTGTCAGCCGTGTAGCCGCTATTAATCTCATTCTTCTGGAACTGCTCCCAGTCCGATGCAGATGCAATCGTGGTCATACCAACCATCGCAACTAGAATTGCTATGACAATTGCATCTTTCAAATCCTCCTTTATTTTCATTTCAAATCTCCTTTATGTTCTATCTTAACCTGCTCGCTCGGATAGGATACTTCATTATCGTGATGCGTCGATTGAAAAACCATAGTGTACACAATCAAGATGGTTACCCAACCAGATGTAGTTGAAGTAGACAAAAGTAGAGCTATTAAATATAATATGTGATTTAGGTTATAATTATAATCGAAATAGATAACATAGATTCCAATAACATGCTGAAGACTGGAAATGTGCAAAGTATATGGCGTTTTGTCTAAATTAGCAGTAAGAAACGCATCCCTTCCCCACCATACAGTGAATTTCAGGTATAACACCCAACAAATAGCAAATACGAAAGTCTTATAATCACCTCCATAATGATGTTCAACCTATGATCGGTATATCCTCCTATGCGTTCCACGAACTGCCGCTGTCTGCGGCACTTGAAAATATTGAAAGCATCTCAAAGTGCGCGGAGATATACTCAGAGGGTATGCACGACATTTTCCGTCATGCTCAGACACCTCTTTCGTATGACCTTAAGTACTCGGTCCATGCTCCCACCACTGACCTGAACATCAGCAGTATCAGGGAGCCGATCCGTCGGGCGAGTCTGGAACTGGTACGCCAGGCAGTAGATATGTGCACCAGGATAGATGCTGAGATGCTGGTCGTCCATCCCGGTTACTTTTCCTATTCATATGATCTGCCTGCGGCAAGGGCGGCCCTTAACCGTTCCATTCGCGAGTTTGCAGACATTTCCGGTGATACCGGAGTGCAGATATGTATTGAGAATATGCCAAACTGGGAGTGCTTCCTTTTCAGGCAGCCGGATATCGATCTTGATGGAACCGGTCTTGTACTGGATACAGGTCATGCCAATACCACCGGAACCCTCAATGAGTTTATAAAACACGATATAGCGCATTTCCATTTGCATGACAATCACGGTGAGAAGGACGAACATATGTGGATAGGCGGCGGGAATATTGATTTTTCCAGCTTACAAGAAGTGTTGAAGAAAAGCAGAGGTATAAAAGTGCTGGAACACAGGAACGGCGAATATATCAAGAAAAGCATGGCAGCACTGAAAAAAATGGGAATAAAGTGAGATGCCTCAGATAAACGAGACCGTTACAATTCGTGTTGGTGAATACAATTTATCATTATTGGTACTACTGGCAACTATTCTGATCAAAGCATGAACGCACAACTCATGAAGCGCAGCTTTGCGATTTTTCACACTAATTGTAATAGATATTTCATGTCATTACTTGTAAAGTATGCAAAGGAAAAATCATACCAACATGTAATGTAACGGTCTCAGATAAACAAAACCTTTAAATCAAAGAGTGTCATTAGAACGCTTCGCAAAAAACCAATTTGCAGAATGCCGCCATAACTCAGTTGGTAGAGTGCATGGCTGTTAACCATGATGTCACAGGTTCGAGCCCTGTTGGCGGCGTCCTTTGCTTATAGGGGGGCCTGTAGCTTAGTCAGGTTAGAGCGCCCGGCTCATAACCGGGCGGCCACCGGTTCAAATCCGGTCAGGCCCATTAACTTGCAACAATAACAATACCAGGGGTGGTATAAATTAAAGAAATAAATGTTTCAAAAGGTATAGGCGGTCTACTTAACATATTTAAGGATATTTCTAAAGATTCAGGCAGAATTACATTCATTGGTACACCAGGATTTTGTACTCCTTTTGCCGAACTGCTCTCCTTTGTGATCCGTGGTTCAGAAAAAAAACTGGTCTTCATACCCAATACTTCAGTGGATAGAGCAAGATCCATCATATCCACACCCGAAGGCATGCAGTTGGGTGAGCCAGCCGACCCGGCAGCTGATATGGTGGTCCTGCTTGGCGGGCTTGCAATCCCAAAGATGAACACTGATGTAAATGAAATTAAAAAAGTCATTGACGATATTACCAACCCGGATAACCGGACGATCATCGGTGTATTTTTCATGAGCATCTTCCAGGAAACAGGATGGACAGATGTTATTGACTTTGATTATCTCCTTGATTCACACATGAAGAACACAACACTGAAAAAATAAGCCTGGCTAATAATAGGGCAATAATATTATAGTTAAAAACCAAACAATATTGACTAATAAAATGCAAAATTTAATAAGTTCTAAGCAATAAACCACAGAGAGCACAGAGGGTAAAATCAGTTACAAGCTCTGTGTTTCTCTGTATCCTCTGTGGTTAAATTATAATTATCTGAAGATCAGAGTGTTAAGACATTAGTATCGATGATTTCTATTGAAGTCATCTATCGATAACTTCTGTCGAACTTATCTATCAAATATTAGGTTCTTAACTGTAATTACCTTTAAGCGAATTTAACGGTGCTGGCACCTGGTGGTCAGCCCCAGGGAAAAAAACACTTATATTGAATTGACATGGTATCAATAGCAGTTATCGGTGGAGAAGGATCAGGCAGGAGTTCGCTGGCATCCAGGCTGGGTAAGAAAGGCAATACTTCAGACATTACTATGTATGACTTTGCCAAAGGTGACCAGATACTTACTATTATCGACCCGTCAGGTTATCCCGCTTCCCCGAAACCACTTACAACAGCACTTGGAATGTCTGAGATAGTACTGTTATGTATCCCCCCTGCAGGAATGGATGCGGCAGCCGGGGAGTGTGTTATAGCTGTTGACCAGCTGGGCCTGAAATACGGCATAGTCGTCCAAACCATGTCTGACAGGTCGAACCCATATGAACTGGAAGAGAATGCAAATAACATTCATTCATTCTTACAGGGTATGACTGCCAGGGACTGGGATATAATACCTGTATCTACTACAACCTTTGAAGGGATGGAGCAATTAAAAGAAGCGATAAATGAGCTTGACAGGGAGATTACTGTCCATAACCTCAAAATGGCAGACAAATCCCCAAGGGTAGTCGTGGATCATTACTTTAACGTCAAAGGTATAGGTTCGGTCATACTGGGAAGAGTGATCCAGGGAACTGTGCATAAACACGATAAACTGACCATCTACCCGATCAACCAGGTAATAGAGATACGCAATATCCAGATGCAGGATGTGGATAAGGAATCTGCAGGTCCTGGTTCCAGGGTGGGACTTTCCTTAAAGGGTGTGCAGGCAAAAGATGTAGACCGGGGCAATATTATCTCATCTGACGAGACGACGGCAAAGGATATTGAACTTGAATGCAATGTCTCAAAGTTCAGTTCCGGACTGGGCGTAGGTAGTACACTGCACATGTATGTTAACCTCCAGTCCACACCAGTAAAAATAACAGGTATCATCATTGACGGCCAGGATGTGGGCGAAGCCCGGGCAGGCAATACATGCAAGTTATCACTTTCTATAGGCGAGGAAGTTTCATTTTGCAACGGTGATATGTTCTTGCTTACCGACCTGAACCAGCCAAAGCAGCGGTTTATTGCCGGATGTAAATACAATATCTGACCGGGAGGTTATAATTTGGATGAAATAGCAACATTGTGTAATGATGTTTCACTGGCAGTAGCCGATTCAATAAAAGACCTTGTAGGCACCCAAAAAGGCGGTGAAGTGGTGGGAATGGGAGCTGACGGTACGCCTTCCAAGTTTATCGATATAGTGGCCGAGGATGCAGCACTGGAGATACTGGCATCCTCGGGCATTGATATGAAGATCGTTACTGAAGAAAAGGGTCATCTCACTTTCGGGGATGCTCCCGAGTTCACTGTGGTGCTTGACCCGCTGGATGGTACATATAATGCAACCCGTGATGTTCCATTCTATTCAGTTTCTATAGCCATAGGTGATGCCAACCTGACAGATATCAGGTATGCTGAAGTATATAACCTGGCTAATGGTACGGATTTTACTGCCGCTAAGAACAAGGGTGCTTTTTACAATAACAATAAGATACATGTTTCCCAAGCTGCTAAACTTGATGAGTTTACTGTGGCATCTTATGGATACAAGGATAAAAGTGATGTATTCAAGCGCCTGGGCAGGCATGTACGGCGTCTTCGCTCTTTTGGAAGTGCCGCCCTTGAGTTAAGCTTTGTAGCATCAGGCAGGCTGGATGCATTTATAGACCTTCGCAGCAGATTAAGGATCATGGATGTGGCGGCCGGGATACTTATTGTCAAGGAGGCAGGGGGTATCGTGACCGACGGGCATGGGCAGGCGCCCAGTGGTGAACTGAACGTTACCAACAGGGTAAATATTGTGGCTTCTAATGGTGTGCTCCATCCTGTTCTTGAAAAAACGGCTGTTGTTCTTTAGGTGTGGGTGCCGGCCTGGACGTGTTTGAGGCTGTGAATGTGATTGTGGGTGGGTGTTAAATGCACTACATGTGTCATCGGTTATGAGTAATATTGTGATAGAACACGGATTGTACGGATGCACACAGATACGAAAATAAATCCGTCTAATCAGTGTCATCTGTGTTATATTTAAACTAAATTGGTTAATTATAAAAAATCATTGGTTATTTGGAAAACGATGCATATCGAATCAGTCAAACTCCTTAACCGATGACTAATGGAATGCACCATACAGGTCTCGTTACATCTCGAATGGGATTGGCCGTGACTGCATTCTATGGGTGTTTTGTGCATAATTTAAAAATATCTGAACCAAAACCACAACAGTGACGCTAAAATTTGGGTACGGAGTCAAACATTGCGACGGAATACCCAACCGCAGCAGAGCTGCAGGGTATAGTGATTAAGATCAAGTGCACATTATCGATATACTTTATCGTGATGTTCAAAATTAATGAAAATTACTGTTTCGTTTTTCTTATCAATCGAGTCAAACGTTGCGCTGGCACACCCAACCGCAGCAGAGCTGTGGGGTATAATAATTAATATAAACAAGCACAAACGAACCAACATGAACTCTTCGTTTCCCTTTTAGCACGTTTCGGAGTGGCTTCCCCAATTCAGGATTTATACTAATCTCGAGTATTTTGTGAATTATTCTCTGATAAAGAATATAATCCTTCTTTTTTATCTTTTGAAGAATTGTCTCCAGAACATTCTCAAACTGGATGTT is a window encoding:
- a CDS encoding DUF4430 domain-containing protein; this translates as MNIRIIEVLLAAMICITMLAPAMAQPLPFVITGHVSDSDGNPCNGTWVQITNTNTSASWDAENDSASNYYKLVLDSDTMSAGNVLLFETSSCSETKMVEHTVTQSELEDGGINGFDIVLDAQQEIIWQGDVTLINGTTFDVKANSSVSYVINRTTALGALDAAAEDGIFNYTVNDDWYASWDSLFVDSIADIASEGYNGWMYWVNYPEDPMPGIGADQFVLEDGDVVTWYWSSSMDMTPANSTMLVEINVAIEEPQEIIWQGDVTLINGTTFDVTANSSVSYVINRTTALGALDAAAEDGIFNYTVNDDWYASWDSLFVDSIADIASEGYNGWMYWVXXLHSER
- a CDS encoding PQQ-binding-like beta-propeller repeat protein codes for the protein MKIKEDLKDAIVIAILVAMVGMTTIASASDWEQFQKNEINSGYTADSAPVSDPELTWSKHTSGTGMGGIDVTPIIVDGAVYMLDYQGVLWSFDATTGTENWQSYLTEGPGTFELSTPAYNNGIIYAAVSSGSEGQGTGRVCAVYANNGSIRECKYYGLKNYQLNTPITYADEKIYLGNSKYGTKDNSTYYCIDASDVTNEIWSRTAPYVTGYYWAGAAIVGDYIIYGDDNGNLTCLNKDTGVFVDSLDVTDEKIKSSIVFNELYNRIYFTSKGGYAFALGFNSQTGHFIPDDHWNTSIGYSTSTPAVYDGRLYVGCGSFGSTGKVYCLSESDGSVVWSTPNLGGVQSSPALSVVNGRKFIYFTINDYNGSAYCLEDTDSTYTTQWVWNPPEPDNQYIMQGMAISDGYVYFGTDYGRVYALKEGQEQFEMPIYKNNNDPKNLFSIPLNSSNTTLAEVIGDDVVDGDTVYKYVNGVGYKSASYYGGTWWGASDVESIEPEVGYEYRRSGDTFNITNVGQLLSSVNTTIYGEASTGDPKNLIGYASLEETSLSSAFNGHPVDGDTVYRYVNGIGYKSTSYYGGTWWGASDVEPIEPGVGYEYRRVGATFYWKYNP
- a CDS encoding sugar phosphate isomerase/epimerase, producing the protein MIGISSYAFHELPLSAALENIESISKCAEIYSEGMHDIFRHAQTPLSYDLKYSVHAPTTDLNISSIREPIRRASLELVRQAVDMCTRIDAEMLVVHPGYFSYSYDLPAARAALNRSIREFADISGDTGVQICIENMPNWECFLFRQPDIDLDGTGLVLDTGHANTTGTLNEFIKHDIAHFHLHDNHGEKDEHMWIGGGNIDFSSLQEVLKKSRGIKVLEHRNGEYIKKSMAALKKMGIK
- a CDS encoding DUF2124 domain-containing protein, with amino-acid sequence MKEINVSKGIGGLLNIFKDISKDSGRITFIGTPGFCTPFAELLSFVIRGSEKKLVFIPNTSVDRARSIISTPEGMQLGEPADPAADMVVLLGGLAIPKMNTDVNEIKKVIDDITNPDNRTIIGVFFMSIFQETGWTDVIDFDYLLDSHMKNTTLKK
- a CDS encoding elongation factor Tu, giving the protein MVSIAVIGGEGSGRSSLASRLGKKGNTSDITMYDFAKGDQILTIIDPSGYPASPKPLTTALGMSEIVLLCIPPAGMDAAAGECVIAVDQLGLKYGIVVQTMSDRSNPYELEENANNIHSFLQGMTARDWDIIPVSTTTFEGMEQLKEAINELDREITVHNLKMADKSPRVVVDHYFNVKGIGSVILGRVIQGTVHKHDKLTIYPINQVIEIRNIQMQDVDKESAGPGSRVGLSLKGVQAKDVDRGNIISSDETTAKDIELECNVSKFSSGLGVGSTLHMYVNLQSTPVKITGIIIDGQDVGEARAGNTCKLSLSIGEEVSFCNGDMFLLTDLNQPKQRFIAGCKYNI
- a CDS encoding bifunctional fructose-bisphosphatase/inositol-phosphate phosphatase, encoding MDEIATLCNDVSLAVADSIKDLVGTQKGGEVVGMGADGTPSKFIDIVAEDAALEILASSGIDMKIVTEEKGHLTFGDAPEFTVVLDPLDGTYNATRDVPFYSVSIAIGDANLTDIRYAEVYNLANGTDFTAAKNKGAFYNNNKIHVSQAAKLDEFTVASYGYKDKSDVFKRLGRHVRRLRSFGSAALELSFVASGRLDAFIDLRSRLRIMDVAAGILIVKEAGGIVTDGHGQAPSGELNVTNRVNIVASNGVLHPVLEKTAVVL